TGGCTCAACCCAATGTTTCTTCTAGTAAAACCAATACCGCCGCCGCCCAATCCGTCTCCTAAAAAGTTTGGTTTATCTAGTTTATTTGGTTTGGCGTTCGACTGAGCTCACGCCGAGGTCTGGTTCATCTCGTTTCACCAATTATTCCCTCCCTGGTTAGGGAGGGACAAAGGGAGAGTAGATATAATTTTTATTGTCATTCCGAACCTTGTCCCGACCAAAGGGAGGCCTGCCTGCCGGCAAGGCAGGGAGCTTGTGAGGAATCCAAAAGTCCCTTCTCCCCACCGTGGGAGAAGGCTACCCGCCTGCGGCAGGCAGGCCCCCTAATTGGCGGGCAGGGGATGAGGGAGGAAATCTAAAGAAAAGAAAATGTGAACCATTCACGAATTAGTCCCTCCCTTGTTAGGGAGGGACTAAGGGAGAGTAGAGGTTTAAATGTTCCTCCTTACCATCCCTGGTCCGTCATTCCAAACCTTGTCCTGAGTTCATCGAAGGAGGAGTGAGGAATCCAAAAATCCCTTCTCCCCAACGGTGGGAGAAGGCTACCTGCCTGCGGCAGGCAGGGGATGAGGGGAAAAATCTTAAGAAAAGAACTGGTAGGCGATGCTGGGATTGAACCAGCGGCCTCTTGCGTGTGAAGCAAGCGCTCTACCACTGAGCTAATCGCCCACCTCTAGGAATTTCGCGGGGTTATATTACCACAGACATGCCCTCTCCCGTCAACTGTGCTCAGATTGTGCTCATCCAAAAAAATTGTAGAATTCAAGAAATTCCCAGGTTCAAATGGATAGAGAAGGTGAGGAGTACCTCCCGAAGTCCATATTTATAATATCCTTAGCTATACCCCATATTTCAAAATGTAATAACCATCTTCAGGGTAACTCTCCAAAAGAATTATCGTGCTGCAAAAATTGGTAATCTCCGTAACGCATTTTGGCTAGGAGAAAATTGACAATCAGCCTTAGTATGCTATTATTTTTTTGGGATGTAGAATAAACATAAAAAACAATTTTAGCTGTCACTCATGACGAAACGGAAAATTGACGATGTTTTGGATTTTCGGAGTGATTTCTCTCCATTCCTTGTTCACTTGACACGGAATTTGGAAGGAGGGAACAATGCGAAGACAGCTCTAGAATCGATCATATATTCAGGTAACTTAAAGGCGGGACATTCACTGGTCTCCTCCGCCAGTTATGGTGTAAACATTGGAACCGTAAATGGACCGGATCAAAATAAGTTTTTTAGTGCAATCTGCTTCACAGAAACCCCGCTCAACGAAATTCACTGCCTTCTTGACGTCTCAGGCCGAAAAGTTGAATTGGAGCCATATGGTCTCGTGTTCTTAAAGGACTGCCTAAGACTAAAGGGGGTTTCTCCAGTTCTTTATCTTAACAACGAGCAATCAGACAAGGCTGGGGTATTGCAAGCATTGTGCAGCCTTATGCAAAGCCATCCCAGCGAAGCGGCCGAAATTCTTCCGCTCGTTTCCTTTTTCGGGTCCTATGTCACACCATTGGGCCAGACTACCCCAGTGAATGGAAAAATAAATTTTCTTTGGGAACGGGAATGGCGGTACCCTGCGAACCGAAATGTTCTTCCCGTTGATAAAAGCGACGTCTTTCTCGGAATTTGTCCTCACCATGAAATTGATTATTTCGAGAATATTTTCTCGGAAGTGTCCTTCGTTGATCCCCGAAGAAATTTGAAGTGGTACGCAACAAAGCTTGTGGCTGCGCGTAAACAACACGGGTTGTCATGTTCAGTTGTCTAAAATCCGCTAACAAGTGTGTCGAACCTGAGCCTCTGGGAGATCTGTTATGAAAACTAGCGGTTACAACACAAACCTAGCTTCCGAGTATTTCGTTCTGTCGATGCTTTATCGCTTTGGAGCAGAGGCATCGCTCACCCTCGGAAATAAGAAGTCCGTGGATATCATCGTGTTACGAGGTCGAGACCTTCTCTCCATCGATGTCAAGGGCATTGCAGGTAAAACGCTTTGGCCACTCGACAATTTTTCTAAGCCCACTAAAAACCACTATATTGCCTTTGTGTCATTTTTAGGTCATATAGGCGATTCCTCCGTAGTTCCAGAGGTTTACATTTTACCGTCTGACAAAATCGAAACTTTCATGTACCGCAACCCAAAAGGCAACCGTAAGGGGATTACCCTTAGCCGCATGCGACATGGTGGACAGAAGTACAAGGATGCATGGGAACAGTTTGTTACCTAAATTTATCGTCGGGCCTTGGCAAATTGGTGGCTCTCATGAGCGCGTGGACACAGTGGAGAAAGATGGCGGACGAACGCGGTGGGTATGGCGAAGACCTAGATTGGGATGTTCCCGCATGCCACGAACTCGCCATAGGTGGGTCGCGCGGAGGAAACCTCAGAAATGTTTACGTAGGCGAAACTGTCAATGAACGCAAACGCCTTATCGCCTATGCATCTCACTGTGCTCATCTTGCCAAAATAATCAACTGGCATTTGCGGCAAGGCTGGCATATCTTCTACCGTGCCCAGACCAAGAATTCAAAGAGAGATGCTCTCAAAATGCAGGATCGCCTTCTTGCGGAGTTTGAGTACGACTGAAACATTCAATTGAATGATAGCCGATAGAACCTAAAAGCCCCAACATTGAGCTCAACACGGATTCCGAAAGGACGCGAACCGGTTAGCTTTTTATTAGGGCTTAAGAAAAAAGGAACGTTATGAATAAATGGTTGGTCATCTTAATAGCCGCCCTCACTTTTAGTGGTTGTTCATCGCAAAACTCTAAAGATTCCTATACTAAAAATGACGACAGAACAATTGAAGTTGGCAACCCATACTCCCCTGGTACTGGACATTATGCGGGTTATGAATGGGCGGAAAGAACTGGCGGATCATGCGCTGGCAATTCAGACTCGTTTAACGAAGGCTGTGAAGAATATTACAGGCAAATCAGTTTGAGTAAAAATTGATGAACAATTATTATGCTTTTTGGTAAGGGACCTCACTTGAATCTCTATTGGTTCACCCCGTTCCCCATCGTTTTGGCTGTTATTGTAAGCACGGTGGTAAAGTGTTTTGTTCCGCTTTCGTTCGATCATTTTGCAGTGGTCTTAATTGAATGAAGGTGAAGGTGAAGGGGTCAAATCTATTTTTGTTGGTTGATTAGGGAATGCTCAACCCCTTCCACCCTCCTGCGAAACCCTTTATCCTCCGCCATCCTCTTTTTCACTTCATACATCATTCCACTGACTGAACTATAATGTAAGCCTCCCCATCGATTCCCAATCTCTGTTAACTTGACTCCTCCAACACTCCGACTCAAATATATTGCTACATTCCGCGGCTCATTCCAATATCCCCTTCGTTTCTTCCTCATTTCTTTTCGCTCTATCCCATAACGTTCACATACCCTTTCCTCTACCTCTTTTATTCCCGGAACCCCTCTCACACGTCTTATTTCCGGTATCTCATCCTCTTTTCTCATCTTCCGGATCCGTTCCTTTATGCCCTCACGAAAACTCTCACTCCCCCATACCGATGGCATATTGCCTCGCTTGTATAATCCTTGAGTTTGTCCATCTATCCCTTCCTGAATATACTCTTTATATAATTCCCTGGCCACCTTCCTTTTTGTGTGAAACCGCCTCAATACCTCTTGTATCTCTAATCCTTGTATACTTTTTCCTTTTCCAAGGTAGTTTCGATGACTACTCCATTGGTACCCTTCTGCGCTTCTTACTATCTTTCCTTCTACTGGATTTAAATGGATATACCTCACCAGCTGCAATAAATAACTATCTGCATCGATCAGTATCGCTTTATATCTACCACGAAACAGTGATCCATCCGTGTGATGGGCTCGGTTGTATCTTTGGGTATAGATCCCATCCAAATGCCGCAGGCACCGAGACAGGTTCCCTTGGGGAGTTTCTACCAACAGATGATAATGATTGGACATTAGGCAATAGGCATGAACCTTTAAATCCCACATCTTCCAGGTCTCATCCAATAGATTTAAAAACCGTTGATAATCCGAAATACTTCGATAGATTCTCTGCCTACCTCTCCCACGGTTCATCACGTGGTAGTACGCCCCTGGGTATTGTATCCGAAGTGGCCTGGACATTTTCCTCCTGATTTTCTCCAGAAATATATTCTTCTTTTCTTTCTATGTCAACCGTAAAAAATAGATTTGACCCCTTTACTTTATATGTCAACCGTAAAAAATAGATTTGACCCCTTTATTTACTCTTTATTATTTATATGTTGGCTTGCCCATTTCAATGGAAAAGTGTGACTTCCCTTCTTTTTACTTTCCAATATTTCATTTCAAAATTCTCCGTTTTTCTCCATCATAAACTTCTACATCCCGCTGCATATTCGATAAACACCACCTTCAACAAATAACAAAAGACCCGACCCCATCTTTCGATCTTATCTTTGGGACCGTTTAATATCCTTTAAAATCTCAATTAAATAATCTTGGGCAAACAGAGGAGGCTTTCTTTTCTTGGATTCTTTCCCTCCTCTGTTGGGATCACATCATTTTTTATACCATTCCAGTTTCATAATCAAAGACAAAGCCCATAAAAAATTTAAGTGGAAAGATTTTTAGGATCTAAAAGTTGAATATAAGGTAACAAAAATTAGTATGTAAGCAAAAGTCTGTCTGCCACAACCTCTTTCTCAAGAGTTTTCCCGTTCATTTGGAACCGCTTTAACATTGAACGACCACAATGCACAAGGATTTCTCTTTTAAAAAGACCTTTTGGAATGGAAATATTACATATAAAATTCCCTGACCGTTTTGTACCATCAATACTGAGGGCAACATTAACTCCCCGAGTCTTGCAGCGGCTTATAGTTTCTAAAAGATTTTCAAGACTAAATGTTTGTCCTCCATATAAAATTGACTGGCTGTAGCTGTAAGGAGGGTCGCAGTAAATTAAATCACCTTTTTTCGCCATTTTCATTACCTTCTCATATTCCAATCTTAAAAAGGTCGTTCCAACTACCCGGTTAGACCACTCATCCACCCGGCGAGAAAAAGCTTCGGGGGGGGATAGGAGTATGAACGCCACAGGGTGTTGAAATACCACCATCGATCTGCCGAAAACGTACAACCCCCCCATAGCATGATCTGCAAATAAATAATAGATCAGCTCCATTGGGGTTTCTGTTGTATGAAGTCAAGATTTGGTTATATATTTTAATCTTATCCCCTCTCATCATAGCGTTCCATCTTTCTGTATACCATTCTTTGAGAATTTCAGGAGATTTTTTAAGTGTTTCCCATATCTCCATGAGAGGGCCACATGAATCAGAGGCTATGCCTTTTTCAGGGATCAATGTCGCTAAGACTGCACCGCTGCCAAGAAAAGGTTCAAAATAAGTCACAATTTTTTCTGGAAAATAGGAAATAATCTCATGGGCAAATCGTTGTTTATTCCCGATCCATTTGAGGAGTTGACCCCTAAAAGGTTTAACAATACGAGTCGTTTCTTTCCCAAATAGCATAAGCTGCATAATTAAAGCCCCATTTGTTTATAAAGTCCCAAAGCTTGCCTTCTTATAACCTATTTTGGGTTATGAGTCAAGCTTCTCTATAATTCAGCCGTGAAAAAAGAGAGTAATAAAAACCCACATAAACAACTCCAAAACCTTCTTCGACAAATTAGACAAGAAGCTGGATTGCGCCAGGCTGATTTAGCAAAACGTCTTGGGAAGCCACAATCTTATGTAAGTAAATATGAATTAGGGGAGCGACGTTTGGATTTAGTAGAGCTAAACCAGATATGTAAAACGTTAAAAACATCCCTTGATGAATTTGTCCGTAAATTTCAAAAATTCCTATGAAACCAGACCGCCGCTTTATAAATCAAAAAAAGGACTTTTGGGCAAATGTACGGCTTATTAGCCAACAAGTAGGATATACACAGAGAGGAAAAGCTCAAATAAAAGTGCCAACGCTTTCGGAGGTCCAGAGGGCTTTCAACAAACTTCCTCTTGATATTTCCCATTTATTCGATGAAAAAAATCGACCCACAAATTTTGGAGCCCTAATTTTTGATTATTTTCAATACCGGGCAGATATATTAAACAATTTTGTTGAAAGGCGTTTAATGAATTTAAAACAAGCGGAGCAAAGGTTTAAAAAATTACGTAGAGATTTGTCTCCAAAATGTCCGATACCAATGAATAAGCAAAAGGGGGAAAAAAGGAAACCTGCTTTTTTCACCGGAATAATAAATATGTTGATAGAAGCAAATTCTAATGGGTTTCCATGTGACTATAGTCCGGGGGTTCTTACTACAATGACCCGAAATGGTAGGCCACTTCGAACTCTTGCTCGCAGAATTGATGGGGCCTTTCCAAATGCTGTTAATCCAATAGCGATTTGGGAGGTCAAAGAATATTACTTCACAACTACTTTTGGTAGTGGGATCGGGGTCGGACCAAGCTAACCTGTTGAAACATAATCATTCTCCTTCCAATTAAAGGTGTTTTCAGCCCTTAAATGGCTCTTTTCACCCCGAAAATGGCCTGAATAACAAACGCTTTCCTCCCGTAATTCAAAATGGTCTGCTTCCTCTATGGTCCTTTTCCCATTCTCCCTTATTCCCAATTGTCCCTTGATCTTTTCTACAAAATCCTTTCCTCCCACTGCTATACTCTCCGACCAATATGATTTCCGTTCACTGGCATTTTTTTTCAACTCTTCTTCCACCCATTGTCTGTGAGTTTCTCTTAATTGTTCTGCATTGGAAATTCCACCCAATCCTATTAACCCTTTGGTATCGATTATCGAGTAGCGTTTCGGTGGGGTTTGTATTTCCTGATAACCGCTATGTTCCCATTCACTCGGATGTTTTACGGCTCCGGCTCTTACCATATTTAGATCGATATACACCAAACACTGAATAAAATGCTCACCGGTTTCAATGGCGGTTGCGTGGTAGCGGTCTTCCCAATAACCCCCGCTTCTTCCTTTCCTTTGGTTGTATGCCTGGGCGGTCCTCCCTGCGATCAATTGGAGACTTTTTGAAATATTGTTCTCACCACTATCGATCACCAATAAATGGATGTGGTTTGAGGTCACCATATAATTAAGCACCCGGAGCCCAAAACGTTTTTTGGCTTCAA
The window above is part of the Nitrospiria bacterium genome. Proteins encoded here:
- a CDS encoding transposase produces the protein MARANRYYVPNTVWHITHRCHHREFLLKFSKDRDCWVDWLFEAKKRFGLRVLNYMVTSNHIHLLVIDSGENNISKSLQLIAGRTAQAYNQRKGRSGGYWEDRYHATAIETGEHFIQCLVYIDLNMVRAGAVKHPSEWEHSGYQEIQTPPKRYSIIDTKGLIGLGGISNAEQLRETHRQWVEEELKKNASERKSYWSESIAVGGKDFVEKIKGQLGIRENGKRTIEEADHFELREESVCYSGHFRGEKSHLRAENTFNWKENDYVSTG
- a CDS encoding helix-turn-helix transcriptional regulator yields the protein MKKESNKNPHKQLQNLLRQIRQEAGLRQADLAKRLGKPQSYVSKYELGERRLDLVELNQICKTLKTSLDEFVRKFQKFL
- a CDS encoding abortive infection system antitoxin AbiGi family protein is translated as MTKRKIDDVLDFRSDFSPFLVHLTRNLEGGNNAKTALESIIYSGNLKAGHSLVSSASYGVNIGTVNGPDQNKFFSAICFTETPLNEIHCLLDVSGRKVELEPYGLVFLKDCLRLKGVSPVLYLNNEQSDKAGVLQALCSLMQSHPSEAAEILPLVSFFGSYVTPLGQTTPVNGKINFLWEREWRYPANRNVLPVDKSDVFLGICPHHEIDYFENIFSEVSFVDPRRNLKWYATKLVAARKQHGLSCSVV
- a CDS encoding transposase, which gives rise to MSRPLRIQYPGAYYHVMNRGRGRQRIYRSISDYQRFLNLLDETWKMWDLKVHAYCLMSNHYHLLVETPQGNLSRCLRHLDGIYTQRYNRAHHTDGSLFRGRYKAILIDADSYLLQLVRYIHLNPVEGKIVRSAEGYQWSSHRNYLGKGKSIQGLEIQEVLRRFHTKRKVARELYKEYIQEGIDGQTQGLYKRGNMPSVWGSESFREGIKERIRKMRKEDEIPEIRRVRGVPGIKEVEERVCERYGIERKEMRKKRRGYWNEPRNVAIYLSRSVGGVKLTEIGNRWGGLHYSSVSGMMYEVKKRMAEDKGFRRRVEGVEHSLINQQK